AGCCGATGTGAATTCTAAAACATTAAAACGCGGAAACTTTGAATCGGCTGTTTATACAACCAATATGAATTTTAGTGGTCATTATATAAAACCGCAACTCCAACTTAAAGACATCAAAGACGCTGATATAATTTGGGATAAAGCCAGCATCATTATAAAAACCTCCAATTTAAAAGGCATTAAAAACGAAGTGAATCTGAAGCTAAATGATAGCAGTTATAAATTTGAAACCAATTTTACCGATAACGCCAACCACTATGCTGGAAATTTAGACGAATTAGAATCCGGATTTTTAAAGGAAAAAGATGTTCCAAAGTCCGAAGCTATTTCATTTAGTTTTAGCATAGCCTATAATGGCAGTCAGGATCTTCAAATTATTCCTATTGGAAAAACAACCACTATGACAATGGCATCCAATTGGGCAGACCCCAGTTTTATTGGTAATTTCCTACCTAATGATGAAACGAAGGCCATTTCAAAAGACGGTTTTGAAGCGCAATGGAAAATACTTCATATTAATCGTGCTTTTTCGCAACAGTATTTAAACCAAGTTCCAAATTTGAACCAATATGCGTTTGGCACCAAATTCATGGTCATGGTAGATGAGTACCAAAAAAGTGAACGTTCTGCCAAGTATGGGTTTTTAGTAATTGGATTAACGTTTTTAGTATTCTTCTTAATTCAAACATTAAGCAAAATAAGCATCCATCCGTTTCAATATTTAATGATTGGCTTGGCATTAACCATGTTCTACACATTATTAGTATCTATTTCAGAACATAGCAACTTTTTAAAAGCCTATTTAGTTGCAGGTATTTCGGTTATTATGCTGATTACTATCTATTCAAAATCCATATTAAAAACCATGAAGTTCCCCTTATTTATTGGTTTATCCCTAACGGCTTTATACACGTTTATATATGTGATTATTCAATTAGAAAATTACGCGCTTTTAGTTGGCAGTATTGGGCTGTTTTTAATTTTAGCAAGCGTCATGTTTGTCTCCAGAAAAATAGATTGGAATAACGATTAAGTTTGGTTGATAGTGCTAACCTCATTCGGCATATTCAATATAAAGAATCAGGTTTTTTAAAAAAAATAACAATGAAAGGATTACAAAACTTCGGAAAAATGACCGCTTTAATTAGCTTTGGAATAGGAACGTCCATATTCGCACTCTATTTATATTTTGGCGAACCTAGTTTCCCAATTCACTTGGGGTTCGTATTTATTATAGTTGCGTTCATTATAAATATAACCATCCTCACCGTATTAATTGGTTCTGCTATTTTAAACCCTAAAAATCGATTAGAATCTCTAAAAACTTGCGCCATTATGTTGTTGAATATACCTGTCGTCATATTATATTTCTACATCGTTTTCCCTTTCCTATTCTAAATAATACGACTCATGAAACTACACTTCAATAGAATATATTTCTTAGGCTTCGTTATATTATTCATAATCGAAGGACTCATTGCTTACTTTTTAAAAACAGGCTTTATTCGTCATACCTTTGGCGATTTTCTCATCGTGATTCTACTCTACTGTTTTGCGAAAAGTTTTATAAATGCCAAACCAATCCCTGTCGCTTTTGCTGTGCTTTTATTCGCTTTCATAATTGAATTTTTACAACTAGGAAACCTATTAGAACATTTAAAACTACAGAACAATCCCTTCGCTATACTTATTTTAGGAAGCACGTTTCATGTATCAGATTTAATAGCTTACACCTTGGGAATAGTTACTGTTTTAATTTTTGAACTTAAACTGAAGACATTATGAATACTTTAAAAACACTAGTACTAAAGCGCTTTAAAATCTTATCGCTACTCACGATTTCTATGGGGTTTAGTGTGCTTTTATTACTGATACGAATGAAAATTACACATTCCTTCTTTTTCATTTTTTTGGTGTGGAACCTGTTTTTAGCTGCAATTCCTTACGCTATCACCACATATTTAGTGAGTAAACCTAAACTTTCCAAATTCACCCTATTAATGAGTGGCATAATTTGGCTGTTGTTTCTACCAAATGCACCATATATTATTACAGATTTATTGCACTTAAAAATTAGTTCCAACAACTTATTATGGCTTGATGTTTTAATAGTCACATCATTCGCTTATAATGGGTTAATTCTATTTTTTCTTTCCCTATTCGATATGCGAAAATTACTTTTAAAACATGTAAGGAAGTCTATTGTTACATATAGTTTTCCCATTATATTTCTTTTAACAGGATTTGGAATTTATTTAGGTCGGTTTTTAAGATATAATTCTTGGGAAATACTCAATAAGCCGTTTCATCTTTTAGATGATTGCTTGGATATTTTATTACAACCAAATCATCATGCAGAAGCTTGGTTATTTACTCTAACATTTGCCGCTTTTCTGGGAATTGGTTTTAAGATGTTTTCAGCATTTCAGAAGACCATAAACAGTTAAACTTCCCGATTCTTCTCCTGAATTTTTCGCACAATATTGGCGGCCATATTTCTAGGTATAAAGCGTGGTAAGGTGCCTAAAATTTTATTAATGCCTCCAGGAATTGCAACGCATTTCCCTTTCATCATGCATTTGTATCCATAAGCAGCTACCGCTTGGGCACTCGCCATATTAAAAGTGATTTTGTTTTCAGAACAATCATTAGCAACCACTTGCTGAAATGATGTTTTTGTGGGCCCTGGACATAGGGCTGTTACCGTTACTCCAGTTCCTTTAAGTTCGTTAGAAATGGCTTCTGAAAACGATAAAATATACCCCTTGGTGGCATAATATAAACACATTAAAGGACCAGGCTGAAAGGCTGCCAATGACGACAAGTTTAATATTTTTCCGGAACCTCTTTTAACCATACCTTCCACCACTAATTTCGTTAAGTGTGTCGTGGTTAAAACATGTAAATTTAGCATTTGAGATTGGCGTTCCCAATCCACTTCATGAAACGCTCCAAAACACCCAAAACCTGCATTATTAACTAAAGCATCAATTTCTGTATTGCCTAATTCCGACATTATTTCTGAAGATATATTGATTTGACTTAAATCTTTTGCCATAATCTTCACATCAACAGAAAATGATTTTTCTATATCATGTTTTGCTTCTTCAAGCTTTTCAGAATTTATATCTACGAGAACCAGATTATAATCATCTTTGGCAAATAAAAGTGCCAATTCAAATCCCAAACCTGATGCGCCTCCAGTTATTAATGCTGTTTTAATCATACGCTTAAAAAGTTATTTTCCATCAACATAATCCTGCAGGTAAGCAAAACGCTTGGTTAATTTTCCGTCATTAGTAATCCGAGCACGTTTTAAAATACCACGTTCATCATCGTTGAAAAAAGCAGGAATTACGTGTTCCAAAAACATTTCACCAAAACCTTCACTAGCATCTTTCGGTAATTCGCAAGGCAAATTATCAACTGCCATAACGGTTATGGCATTTTTAGCATCAAAAGCCACTTCACTTTCTGCTTTCGCATCATAACCATAAAATGGATCTGCAATAGTTGATGCTCTTAAGGTTGATGCTACAGGACCATCCACATCACAGCTAATATCAGCAACATACTTTATTTTAAAATCTGGATGCTTGGCGTCGTCTCTTGTAAATAAATACGGCGCATTGTTTCCATAAAAATGACCAGCAATAAAGAAATCTGTTACTTTAGCATAGGCCATAAAATTACTTTCGTAACCCGTTGGGTCTTTATAAAATTCTTGCTTAAAGCCTACTTTACCATCTTTGCGTTTATTGTATTCCATAACATCGGCCATGCAATAAACAGGCTCCGAGAAGGTGCTGGTAATGTACAAAGCATCACTAACTTCTTTAATTTTTAAATGATCAAGAATTTCTTTAGCACCCTGTGCTACTTTACCAGTTCCTGTTAACAAAATCTTGATATTAGGGATGGTTATTTTATCTAATTCTGCTTTTACAGCATCCAAATCAGCCAAGGTTTCCACTTTAGGCAAAGTAAATAAACCGTTACGCAAACCTAACATACGGAATCCGTTGTAAGCACCTACTAAACCCGCATAACGACCAAAGCCAATAAGTCGCGATCCTGTTTGACGAACAATAGTTTCATGATCATACATAGAAATATTATTATCCAACATTGCCAAAAGAAGCTTTCTATTGTACGGCTGTTTTTTAATGGTATGCGAAAAGAAGAAGTATTTTTTATTAGGAATTAAATATTCAACCGGCACTTCCTTAACGCCTAACATAACATCGCAATTGCTCACATCATCGGTTACGGTAAATCCAAGTGCTTTGTAAGCTGAATCTGGAAAAATTCGAATATCGCTAGACTCCACAATAAATTCTGCTTTTGGGAATTTCTCTCGTGCTTCGGCTAATTTTTCTGGTGAAAATACCACACGTCTATCTGGTGGATTTTTTTCGTTCTTTTATTATGGCAAATTTCATGAATACGCATATATTATATTTTCGTTAACCAAGCCCAATATGTTCATGAAAACGAAAAACGTTTTAATACTATAACTGACACATGTGCCAAATATGACTTTGGTACATGTTTTGCACGAAAATACGTGGAATTCGATTGTTGCACAACTTTTTTTTGGTAACTTCGCTTTCCTTTTGAGAAATCTTTTAAAAATGATTTTTTTTGAAATAGATTCCCGAAGTAAAATGGGGATAAATTAAAGGATAAAAAAGCAATTTTGCTGAAGAGATCCCAAATTATGTTTGGGATAATTCAATCACGCAAAAGTAAATTTTGTTATTTCATTAAATGGGGTCGACTGGTTTTGACAGCGAGATCACTCATTTGGTAAGCACGTCGTGTAATGACTTTGAAACACGTAAAAGGCTAGGTCACACTTTTAAACGGCGAGAATAACTACGCTTTAGCTGCGTAATCTGAATTATAGTAAGATTGTGCTAGTTCCTACTAGGTAGGAAGGCTAAATGTCTCCTGAAAGCCTTGATTAACGGCGTTCTATTAGAGGCATCGTAAAAGTTAATATAGCATACATAGCGCTTTGATGTGTATGTGAAACTCAAAAAGATAAGGTGTTAGTAGGTTGTCTTTAACCAGCTAACACACGAAAACCCAAGAAAAGAATAAACGTGTAGAAAGCCCTTTGATGGCTTGTTTGGACGAGGGTTCGATTCCCTCCGACTCCACAATTACCCGCAACATGGTTGCGATTTTAAGCATAAAAAGCTCAACAAGTTTTACTTGATTGAGCTTTGTTGTTTAAAAGCGTTTGGGCTGAAAGCACCACAGGTTGCGTTTACAGAATGGGAGTGATTGGGAACAACGCAGTTAATCTCGAAAACCCATTTAAACAACTGAAAATTATTAATTTAAAAGGTTTATTTTTCTAGTTGACAATTTGTTTTGTTTATTTCAACGGTTTTTATACTAAATAATATTTCTACCCATTACAGTTCTAAATAATAAACAACAATAAATTTCTTATAAAAATAAGTAGTTCTACGTATTTCTATTTTGAGTTTGAATAAGTTATATTTACATAATGGAGCTATAGACAATTGTCTATATCCAATTGTTAGGACACATTTGGCCTAAAAGTTGAGAAATGCTTTATTGGTATTAATCACACTTGCTTCTTTTTTTAAAATCTCTGACAAATCTATATAATCACCTTTCTGATATAATCTATTAGTCTCCACTTGTGTTATTGTAATCTCATTAAACTTATGGACTGCTCTTTTAAATTTAATTACAGAATTTTTAGTTTTATAAAAACCTTTCTCATTCATATGACTGCATACTGTTGAATATGATTGAATTGAACCTATTTCAAACTGACTGTATAATTCTTTTAAATTTGTAAAATATCCTATAACACTATGTAAACGATTATATTCTTTTACTTCATTTTCAAAATCAATTGAAATTCCTTTTAATAAAAAGATTTTAACATTTTTACTCATTATCTGGTATATCTGATTATATTCTATATACAAAATACTAATTTACAGTATATTATATAAATAAAAGTAAATATCTTCATAATATATCGCGTATATTCTTATTTTTTGTTTATAACTCTAGGCTTATACAACTGATTAACAGAAAGTTAGTCATTATATTTGTGTAACGATTATAGATAATTAATGGCAAAGAAAAACGAAATAAGTAAAAACACTAAATTCTACAAAAAAGAAATGATGAAATGGGAATCAAGAATTCATATTTCTCTTATTCTAATTATTATTGGAATAGTATGCTTTTATTTATTTCATTTAAAAATAGATAATTGGGAATTTTCAAAACTTTCAATTAGGACTTATGATTTTTCTAAATTTAGTTTTTTGTCTCCTTTTATTTTTTACTTGACTTTTTCAGTAAGACAATTTAATCATTACAAAAAGCAATTAGATATATATAAACTTAAAGCAACTGATTTTGAATTTATCTCTCAAAATAAAATACTTGAAAGAATAGATAGTGAGTTGAATTTAAAATATAAAAACGTGTCCTAACACCGTATAAAAAAAATTGCTATTTTAGGCTTGCATAAAGGTCGTTGCTCGTTTGCTAGCTTCTGATTTTCCTTCGGAAAATCCTCGCACACAAACACGCAACTTTCCTTATACATAAACGTTGGCAATAATTATGAAAAACCAGTTTCTAAAGAAAATATTACTACTGACAACGATGTTGATTTCATTCAACTCATTTGCGTGTGAATGCATAACTTATGCAGTTGTTGATGGGAAAAGTCATAAAGAATTAAAATTAGAAGCAAGTTTTGAATATGCAACAATAATTTTTTACGGGAATTATATCGGAAACGGAAAATTTGAAAGTATAAAGATTTATCGTGGAAAAAAAATGTTATTGAATAAGAAGCTGATTGAGGAAAAAGACGTGAGAACTAATTGCGACTATTACTTCGAAGAAAACAAAAAGTATTTAGTTTTTGGAAAAATTGATGAGAACGGAAAATTACAGACGAGTGTTTGTCTTTCGAATTCCCAAATTGACAATAAATCGGAACTTAAATTCGTGAAAAAATATCTGAAAAAATAACTACACACAACAAAGTACTGTGGTAAAAAACCTGTCTGCCGACAGGCAGGCAAGTAAAAACTCATTAACTTTTCACCAAAGTACTTCTATAAGTATCGTCATATATTAATCCTGATTTTGCAATAGCAAAAGCCTGTTTTAACAGCTTATTACATCCTGCAATTAATGCTAATTTTTTGCTCTTTCCCTTGGCAACTATTCGTTCATAAATCTCCCTGCATGCCTTGTTGTACCTGCCTGCCTGCAGGTTTACAAAATGGGAATCATTGGGAACAACGCATTTAATCTCGACTACTTCTCCTTACAAATGAAAGTTCAAACAGAAAACAAACTATATTTTTTATACTTTAGATAATTCAAATTCCTCAATAATTAACCAATACATCTTAACTTTGTTAAAAAAACTATGAACACAAAAATAGCTTCCCTTCTACTATTTTCTATTTTACTTTGTAACTGCGCTTCTAGAAAAATAAAAGATGTTGCTTATTTAAAATCTGCAGATACTAAAACAGCCATGCAGCCGGCGTTAAATGTTTTTGAACCTAAAAATTCCAAAGCTGCAAAAAATCCGGTGATGATTTTTGTGCATGGTGGCTATTGGACAGAAGGTGACAAAAATACTTACGGGTTTTTAGGAAGAAATTTTGCCAAAAGTGATGTTGTCACTGTAATTGCTGGCTATACGTTAAGTCCGAATGCTAATTATGATTCGATGGCTAAAGAAATTGCACAAGCAGTTAACTGGACTGTAAAAAATATTGAAAAGTATAAAGGTGATCCTGAACAAATTTATGTCATGGGTCATAGTGCTGGAGGTCATTTAATTGCTTTAATTGCTACAAATCCAAAATATTTAGAAAATAAGAATGTGCTTAAAGGTGTTATTTTAAATGATGCCGCTGGTTTAGATATGAAAACATATTTAGATAAAAACCCACCAACAAGCGAACATCATTATGATGTAACTTGGACTAAAGATCCAGCAAACTGGAAAGACGCTTCTCCTATTTATTTTATGGATGAAAGCATGCCTCCTTTTTTAATTTATGTAGGCGAAAAAACCTATAATTCAATCATTTCGCAAAACGAAGCTTTTGTTGCAAAATTAAAAACCTATCAACCAGATATAGAACCCATTTTCTTAAATAAGAAACATGTACCAATGATGTCACAATTTATTTTTCCTTGGAATAAGAGGTATGATGAAATTTTGCAATTTATTACATCAGATAAATAAGGAATTCACTCAACAACAATCAAATCAAATACACCACATTCCCAATTCCCACAATAGCAGTTATACACCCTAAAATAAAATTCATTTTAGTCGCTATAAAAGTCAGTTTGTGTTCAATTTTATCAGCAATAGTGGCATAAACGGAATACAAAATAAATGAACCAACCGTGGAGCCAATGGAAAAATAGAAACTGTTGAGCAACGAATACTCAAAATAGTCTAACCCAATTAATAATGATAGGGATGTAAAGTAAAATGGAATGGCAACCATATTTAATGAGGACATAACGATGCCGTGTAAATACGCTCGCGACTTTTCAATTTCCACCTTCTTTTTTTGATTCTTTTTAGTAACATGAAGTCTGAAAAAATTAATAGATAACAACAATAAAATTCCTGTACCTACTTTTTGAATAGTAGTAATGTATTGGGAATTCTCCATCAAAATACTTGATAAATACGCACCAATATTTGCTTGAAAAAACAAAACCGTAGCATAACCTCCAATTAAATAATAAGCCGCTTTTCGGCCACTTTTTAAACTGAATTTAACAACGGTTAGATTTAAAAAACTGGGAACAATACTTCCCATAATAGCAATAATAAATCCAAAAAATAAGCAGGTAAAAAAGATCATATAGTTTTTCTAGGCTCAAATAAACAATTTAAGGCTATAACCTATTGCTGTGTATCATTTTTAGTTTAACTCATAAACATTCTCGAGTAGCACGTTTATTACCTTACTTTTATCATTTACAACCGTTTAAGATGTTTTTGTTAACTGGTTCCGTAATAAGAAAACCAAAACCTGCACACTAAAAACATTTAAATGGCCATTGAGAATATTCCAGAAATCTATATTACGGACAAAAATAAAAGACCAGACTTGTTTGTCTATGATTTTAAAATGACCAATGATGTTGTTGAAAGTAAAGTCAATTTGGGGATGCATATGTTTAGCTTTCTACAAGTTGGAAAAAAGCAAGTACACTTTGCAGGAACAACAGTTGCCGTAAATAAAGACCAGTCCCTATTACTAAAAAAGGGCAATTGGCTTTGGACGGAGTTATTAGAAACGGAAGCCAAATATTACTGTAAGCTCTTCTTTTTTTCTGAAGAAAAACTCAAAGAATTTCTAGAAAAACAGTTAAAATTTAGACGTGTAATATTACACTGCTAATACCGTGAAATTCGCATTACCTTTTCATCTCATAAAAAAGAACTACCTTTTTACACGCAAACTTTTAAATGTCTTATAAATGAAATTAACAAACAGCATTATTTTCATATAATCCGCAAGCGATGAAAACAATCAGTATGATATATATATTATTTTTCGCTGTTCTTTTTGTTTGCGAAAAAGATTCAGATGATAAGTATATTTTTTTCTTACACAATCGCTTTTTAGAAGATCACGAATTACAAGACGAACATCCTGAATACGGACGGACAGAATACACCGAAATTATTTCGGTATTTAAAGAAAACGAATTTCAAGTCATAAGTGAAAAGCGACAAGGCAACGTGAATGCTAGAGCGTATGCTATGAGAATGGTATCTCAAATTGATAGCCTAATTAAAACAGGCATTGAACCTCATAAAATAACAGTTGTTGGCACATCCAAAGGTGGGTATATTGCACAGTATGTTTCTACCTTGGCAAATAATCCCGATTTGAATTTTGTGTTTATAGCCAGTTTTAGGGACGCTGATATTCAAAATATTCCCGAAATAAACTACTGTGGAAATATTTTAACTATTTATGAAAAATCGGATCCATATGGTGTTTCGGCAATAGCACGAAAGGAAAGCTCAACTTGCAAAATCAAAAATTTTAAAGAAATTGAACTCAATACCAAAATGGGACATGGCTTTTTATTTAAACCGCTCAACGTTTGGATGAAACCCACAATGATGTGGGCCAATGGAAATTATAATGAGCAATGAAACCCACAATATTTTAAATACAACAACTATACTCCAAAACCTGTAGATTTAATTTAAAATAATAATTTATAGTTTCAATTTTAAAGTATCTTTAGTGATATGGAAAAATTAAACAAAGCATTCAGAATAGTTCTATACATTCTTGCAATTTTTATTATGCTATGCTCTATGCTTTCCATATTTAGGAATTCGGAAATTCGCTATTTAAAAATGCTTGACTTTCCACGGATCCAACTTTTTATAATTTCTTTAGCAACAATCTTATTTCTTTTAATTTTCATTCGGAAAAGAAGCTGGTTTAAAAACATATTGATTTCGGGATTATTAATTGGTATACTAATTAATGGTTATTTTTTAATAAACTACACGCGTTTAGTACCTGTAGAGGTCCCATCCGCGGAAGCACCATTTAATCCAAGCAACGAATTAAGCATGATAATAGCAAATGTTAAAATGTCCAATAAAAATGTGCAACCGTTAATGGATTTAATTTCTGAAAAGAACCCTGATTTAATACTTGCCATGGAAACAGACCAATGGTGGAGTAATAAATTAAATGTTCTGACTGCTAATTATCCCTACTTCCAACAAAGCACAAATAAAGTTGCGTATGGTATGGTTTTATACAGTAAACTACCTTTAAATATGATAGACGTCACGTATTTAAACAATAAAAAAGTGCCTTCATTTGAAAGTACCATTACCCTGAAAAACAATCAAGAAATTAGTTTACATTGTCTTCATCCAGTTCCACCAACACACTATAAAGACTTACCAGACAATGCCAATCAAGATGAAAATGCTATGAAAAAATTAGGGAAGCATATTCAAGATCGAAAACACCCAACTATAGTAGCTGGCGATTTAAATGATGTGGTTTGGTCCTATGTTGATGAATTAACGAACACCAAAAACATACTTTTTGACCTTAGGGTTGGCAGAGGGTTTTTTAATAGTTTTAGCGCGGAAAACATGTTTATGCGTTGGCCACTAGACCATGTTTTTGTTACAGAAGAATTTCGTCTAAAAAAACTAGAACGCTTATCTAAAATAGGTTCAGATCATTTTCCTATTTATGTGGAATTAGTGTTAGATAAAAAGTAGCTATGCTAAAATGTAAAATTGGCTTTTTTAATTGGGCACAACAACCGCATGTCCTTCATGCTCCCATTTGGTAATACCGCCTTTAAAATCATAAATTTTGGTAAAGCCAGCATCCAGCATTTTTTCGGCACATTCCGCACTTCTACCGCCGGATTTACAATATAGAATAACCGGTTTATCTTTATCTAGTTTTAAAATATCTTCATCGAAGGTTTCGGATAAGAAATCAATATTTTGAAAATTAGCAATATAACCTTCAGCATATTCTTCCGGTGTACGAACATCAATTAGTTGCACATCATCAAGATCTAAAAGCATCTGCATTTCTTCTGTTGTAACTACCTGAATGGCATCGTTTTTAGACGATTGCTGGCAACTACTAATACTTAAAACCAGTATTAACAAAGCTATTCCAAATATATTTTTCATAATTTTTTATTCTATGGTTCAATGACTTCACCTGTCCATTCCGTAAAACCACCCATTAAATTATAAGCATTTTCAATTCCTAATTGATTCATAATTGCACAAGCTTGCGCACTACGTCCTCCAGATCTACAATAGATATAATAATTTTTTGAAGCATCTAAAGTTTGAATTTTCTCCATAAATACCTGACTCTGAAAAATATCCAATTGTTCAGCATTAGGAATCATA
Above is a window of Bizionia sp. M204 DNA encoding:
- the creD gene encoding cell envelope integrity protein CreD, encoding MDHTNKPQQNKFGNWIKTSITARMLMVGFLVIILLIPLAFINDLISERSRRQQDVVHEINDKWGNNVMVFGPILKLPYKTYSETKTYNEKTKTYLTETKTEINYAYIFPESLQAEADVNSKTLKRGNFESAVYTTNMNFSGHYIKPQLQLKDIKDADIIWDKASIIIKTSNLKGIKNEVNLKLNDSSYKFETNFTDNANHYAGNLDELESGFLKEKDVPKSEAISFSFSIAYNGSQDLQIIPIGKTTTMTMASNWADPSFIGNFLPNDETKAISKDGFEAQWKILHINRAFSQQYLNQVPNLNQYAFGTKFMVMVDEYQKSERSAKYGFLVIGLTFLVFFLIQTLSKISIHPFQYLMIGLALTMFYTLLVSISEHSNFLKAYLVAGISVIMLITIYSKSILKTMKFPLFIGLSLTALYTFIYVIIQLENYALLVGSIGLFLILASVMFVSRKIDWNND
- a CDS encoding DUF2809 domain-containing protein, encoding MKLHFNRIYFLGFVILFIIEGLIAYFLKTGFIRHTFGDFLIVILLYCFAKSFINAKPIPVAFAVLLFAFIIEFLQLGNLLEHLKLQNNPFAILILGSTFHVSDLIAYTLGIVTVLIFELKLKTL
- a CDS encoding DUF1361 domain-containing protein, giving the protein MNTLKTLVLKRFKILSLLTISMGFSVLLLLIRMKITHSFFFIFLVWNLFLAAIPYAITTYLVSKPKLSKFTLLMSGIIWLLFLPNAPYIITDLLHLKISSNNLLWLDVLIVTSFAYNGLILFFLSLFDMRKLLLKHVRKSIVTYSFPIIFLLTGFGIYLGRFLRYNSWEILNKPFHLLDDCLDILLQPNHHAEAWLFTLTFAAFLGIGFKMFSAFQKTINS
- a CDS encoding SDR family oxidoreductase, with the protein product MIKTALITGGASGLGFELALLFAKDDYNLVLVDINSEKLEEAKHDIEKSFSVDVKIMAKDLSQINISSEIMSELGNTEIDALVNNAGFGCFGAFHEVDWERQSQMLNLHVLTTTHLTKLVVEGMVKRGSGKILNLSSLAAFQPGPLMCLYYATKGYILSFSEAISNELKGTGVTVTALCPGPTKTSFQQVVANDCSENKITFNMASAQAVAAYGYKCMMKGKCVAIPGGINKILGTLPRFIPRNMAANIVRKIQEKNREV
- a CDS encoding alpha/beta hydrolase, which produces MNTKIASLLLFSILLCNCASRKIKDVAYLKSADTKTAMQPALNVFEPKNSKAAKNPVMIFVHGGYWTEGDKNTYGFLGRNFAKSDVVTVIAGYTLSPNANYDSMAKEIAQAVNWTVKNIEKYKGDPEQIYVMGHSAGGHLIALIATNPKYLENKNVLKGVILNDAAGLDMKTYLDKNPPTSEHHYDVTWTKDPANWKDASPIYFMDESMPPFLIYVGEKTYNSIISQNEAFVAKLKTYQPDIEPIFLNKKHVPMMSQFIFPWNKRYDEILQFITSDK
- a CDS encoding LysE family translocator — encoded protein: MIFFTCLFFGFIIAIMGSIVPSFLNLTVVKFSLKSGRKAAYYLIGGYATVLFFQANIGAYLSSILMENSQYITTIQKVGTGILLLLSINFFRLHVTKKNQKKKVEIEKSRAYLHGIVMSSLNMVAIPFYFTSLSLLIGLDYFEYSLLNSFYFSIGSTVGSFILYSVYATIADKIEHKLTFIATKMNFILGCITAIVGIGNVVYLI
- a CDS encoding alpha/beta hydrolase, with the translated sequence MIYILFFAVLFVCEKDSDDKYIFFLHNRFLEDHELQDEHPEYGRTEYTEIISVFKENEFQVISEKRQGNVNARAYAMRMVSQIDSLIKTGIEPHKITVVGTSKGGYIAQYVSTLANNPDLNFVFIASFRDADIQNIPEINYCGNILTIYEKSDPYGVSAIARKESSTCKIKNFKEIELNTKMGHGFLFKPLNVWMKPTMMWANGNYNEQ
- a CDS encoding endonuclease/exonuclease/phosphatase family protein → MLDFPRIQLFIISLATILFLLIFIRKRSWFKNILISGLLIGILINGYFLINYTRLVPVEVPSAEAPFNPSNELSMIIANVKMSNKNVQPLMDLISEKNPDLILAMETDQWWSNKLNVLTANYPYFQQSTNKVAYGMVLYSKLPLNMIDVTYLNNKKVPSFESTITLKNNQEISLHCLHPVPPTHYKDLPDNANQDENAMKKLGKHIQDRKHPTIVAGDLNDVVWSYVDELTNTKNILFDLRVGRGFFNSFSAENMFMRWPLDHVFVTEEFRLKKLERLSKIGSDHFPIYVELVLDKK
- a CDS encoding rhodanese-like domain-containing protein — translated: MKNIFGIALLILVLSISSCQQSSKNDAIQVVTTEEMQMLLDLDDVQLIDVRTPEEYAEGYIANFQNIDFLSETFDEDILKLDKDKPVILYCKSGGRSAECAEKMLDAGFTKIYDFKGGITKWEHEGHAVVVPN
- a CDS encoding rhodanese-like domain-containing protein, whose translation is MSDLTQAAWREQLEKDPEAVIIDVRTDEEVAEGMIPNAEQLDIFQSQVFMEKIQTLDASKNYYIYCRSGGRSAQACAIMNQLGIENAYNLMGGFTEWTGEVIEP